From one Sulfuricurvum sp. IAE1 genomic stretch:
- a CDS encoding glycosyltransferase, whose translation MRLALFMPSDTPFYRGLFGSLQKAFERHGFTVRGRCGFLEGKRLNDFIAEYSPNVFFEMNRCKAEIDGFPEKITHVSWLVDLSGRKLEAIRGSELVCFFSSEWMADYLPEKGCKSLWLPPASDPDNYFPVSIPKTFESVFVGHIPKPWDQKLLERPICFRNSAAATFRDVVETFETRWGEQDTIVNNDRYLQEVELWLESRGRGETLHDDATLRYDIGCRIIRTARRKYFLDWLLRNESVEPMAIFGGENWKLWDDYARLYGGELGTPTELNEAFNRSKTVIHEGVGPHFRVFDAMLSGVPVVVRKSVQDREFGGLGTMAAEGEEYIALDVGQDRGLLSELLRHPETLRRIGENGRNKALAQHTWYHRLSETSEEIKKRG comes from the coding sequence ATGCGACTTGCCCTTTTCATGCCTTCGGACACCCCGTTTTACCGGGGGCTCTTCGGGTCCCTCCAAAAAGCGTTCGAACGACACGGATTCACGGTCAGGGGAAGATGCGGCTTTCTGGAAGGAAAACGGCTGAACGATTTCATTGCCGAATATTCTCCGAACGTTTTTTTCGAGATGAACCGCTGCAAAGCGGAAATCGACGGTTTCCCCGAAAAGATAACGCACGTCAGCTGGCTGGTCGACCTTTCGGGCAGAAAACTCGAAGCGATTCGCGGAAGTGAGCTCGTCTGCTTTTTCAGCAGCGAATGGATGGCCGATTATCTCCCGGAGAAAGGGTGTAAATCATTATGGCTCCCTCCAGCGTCCGACCCGGACAACTACTTTCCCGTTTCTATCCCCAAAACGTTTGAAAGCGTTTTTGTCGGCCACATCCCAAAACCATGGGATCAGAAGCTGCTGGAGAGGCCGATTTGCTTCCGAAACAGCGCGGCTGCGACATTCCGCGACGTCGTCGAAACATTCGAAACGCGCTGGGGAGAGCAAGATACGATCGTCAACAACGACCGTTATCTCCAAGAGGTGGAACTTTGGCTCGAATCCCGCGGAAGGGGGGAAACATTGCACGACGACGCAACGCTTCGCTATGATATCGGGTGCCGAATCATCCGTACCGCCCGGCGAAAATATTTTCTCGACTGGCTGCTGAGGAACGAATCGGTTGAGCCGATGGCTATTTTCGGCGGAGAGAACTGGAAACTCTGGGATGACTATGCACGTTTATACGGCGGGGAACTGGGAACCCCAACGGAACTCAACGAGGCTTTCAACCGTTCCAAAACGGTGATTCACGAAGGCGTCGGCCCTCATTTCAGAGTATTTGACGCCATGCTCTCGGGGGTTCCCGTCGTTGTACGGAAATCGGTACAGGATCGGGAATTCGGAGGACTTGGAACGATGGCCGCCGAAGGAGAAGAATACATCGCTCTCGACGTCGGCCAAGATCGTGGGCTTTTAAGCGAACTGTTGCGCCATCCGGAAACGTTACGCCGAATCGGGGAGAACGGACGGAATAAGGCACTCGCTCAGCACACCTGGTACCATAGACTCTCTGAAACTTCCGAGGAGATCAAAAAACGTGGATAA
- a CDS encoding glycosyltransferase: MKVLLYLPFESHFYHGLYLQMKKGFEQAGCTVRGGCGFLDGEDLLRVIDEFRPDFVLEMNRVKTDIENFPSDLLHICWLVDYWERTPAELCGSDFLYLFSHVWLKDHPMFTGKHMDVLHPGTDPDLYRPLHPNNSGKATIFLGHMPKPWLETELERRVTGSGGAVFRFEQLKKLVHEFTLNPQDFNDGTIATGKYLLHRLGVDFLDTLSDTVLHYDVYARSFREGRRQGVVEKVLNSHLDLHLYGNDSWALRERFRPHYRGMLETPEEINRAFNQSAFLLHDGNMPHFRVFDAMAAGLPVLKPDTSGYGIEDEWDFLDFEEGSEILTYSLDSEELTSIKHLDARRIGDMHARIREKIVKAHTWAHRAEKILGDIAAYAKRGD; this comes from the coding sequence ATGAAAGTATTGCTTTATCTTCCGTTTGAAAGCCATTTCTATCACGGGCTGTATCTCCAGATGAAAAAAGGGTTTGAGCAAGCCGGCTGTACAGTCAGGGGGGGATGCGGATTCCTGGATGGAGAGGATCTTCTCCGTGTTATCGACGAATTCCGCCCCGATTTCGTATTGGAAATGAACCGGGTGAAAACGGATATCGAGAACTTCCCTTCCGATCTTCTTCATATATGCTGGCTCGTCGATTATTGGGAACGCACACCCGCCGAGTTGTGCGGCAGTGATTTTCTCTATCTTTTCAGCCATGTATGGCTCAAAGACCATCCGATGTTTACAGGAAAGCACATGGATGTTCTCCATCCGGGTACCGATCCGGACCTGTACCGTCCCCTGCACCCGAACAACAGCGGCAAAGCAACGATTTTCCTGGGACACATGCCCAAGCCCTGGCTCGAAACGGAACTCGAACGCAGGGTAACAGGCTCCGGCGGAGCCGTGTTTCGTTTCGAACAACTGAAGAAACTGGTTCACGAATTCACACTCAATCCACAGGATTTCAACGACGGAACGATTGCCACCGGAAAATATCTCCTGCACCGCCTGGGGGTTGATTTTCTAGACACTCTCAGCGACACCGTGCTTCATTATGACGTTTATGCCCGCTCTTTCCGCGAAGGCCGTCGGCAGGGAGTCGTTGAGAAAGTCCTAAACTCGCATCTTGACCTTCACCTCTACGGCAATGACAGCTGGGCCCTCCGTGAACGTTTCCGCCCCCATTACCGGGGCATGTTGGAAACCCCCGAAGAGATCAACCGCGCGTTCAACCAGAGCGCTTTTTTGCTACACGATGGGAACATGCCTCACTTCAGAGTCTTTGATGCTATGGCCGCAGGACTCCCCGTGCTCAAACCCGATACGAGCGGGTACGGAATCGAAGACGAATGGGACTTTCTCGATTTCGAGGAGGGGAGCGAAATCCTTACCTATTCTCTCGACAGCGAAGAACTCACCTCCATCAAACATCTCGATGCCCGCCGGATCGGCGACATGCATGCCCGCATCCGGGAAAAAATTGTGAAGGCACATACCTGGGCTCACCGGGCCGAAAAAATTCTCGGCGACATTGCCGCATACGCAAAAAGGGGTGACTGA
- a CDS encoding radical SAM protein, with product MKSETAPTGENIFSAETLPFCNQPWSNLFVRATGRIQACCMNSTSLGNITTDAPDEVWNSIALQQMRSRILANDYKTAGCSPDCSYIRHITQHGGIDRTPPEWREAAKRSTSFRNNLARYEESVANRETVARNTPITLDIQPNESCNMACIMCHQKHDSTYRVSPPSLRKLFEYAPHFHSVRFQGGEVFIYTDFTDYLIELKESLSEYQKLNVITNASKLAPELLERLTEGNNPVFFTVSLDTVHEETYRYIRQSKFFGRVIETIRYLGRIQQEKKVPLLSWNFVVMKSNFYHIQEAIELAAELDVEIAFQPIVGTYAEENIFAYRDLRDPEYVSYLGQCIETARALNAKAVNLDTIKTMLDS from the coding sequence TTGAAATCAGAAACAGCCCCGACGGGCGAAAACATCTTTTCGGCCGAGACACTCCCTTTTTGCAACCAGCCATGGTCCAATCTCTTTGTCCGTGCTACGGGAAGGATACAGGCTTGCTGTATGAACAGCACCTCTTTGGGCAACATCACGACCGACGCACCGGACGAAGTGTGGAACAGTATTGCCCTGCAACAAATGCGCAGCCGTATTCTGGCAAACGACTACAAAACAGCAGGCTGTTCACCCGACTGCAGCTACATCCGCCACATCACTCAGCACGGCGGAATTGATCGCACTCCGCCGGAATGGCGCGAAGCCGCAAAGCGGAGTACATCATTCCGGAATAACCTGGCCCGTTACGAAGAGAGCGTCGCCAATCGCGAGACGGTGGCGCGCAATACCCCGATCACTCTCGATATCCAGCCCAACGAATCGTGCAATATGGCATGTATCATGTGTCATCAAAAGCACGACAGCACCTACCGCGTATCCCCGCCTTCCCTGCGCAAACTGTTCGAATACGCTCCCCATTTCCATTCGGTCCGCTTTCAGGGGGGAGAAGTCTTTATCTACACCGATTTTACGGACTACCTCATCGAACTCAAAGAGAGTCTGTCGGAGTATCAGAAACTTAATGTCATCACCAACGCTTCAAAACTCGCCCCTGAACTTCTTGAGCGCCTTACGGAGGGAAACAATCCGGTCTTTTTCACCGTCTCGCTCGACACCGTGCACGAAGAGACGTACCGATACATCCGACAATCGAAATTTTTCGGCCGGGTGATCGAAACGATCCGTTATCTCGGACGCATACAACAAGAGAAAAAGGTCCCGCTGCTCAGCTGGAATTTCGTCGTCATGAAAAGTAATTTTTACCATATCCAAGAAGCGATAGAACTTGCCGCCGAACTCGACGTCGAAATTGCGTTTCAGCCCATCGTCGGAACGTATGCGGAGGAAAATATTTTTGCATACCGTGATCTCAGGGATCCTGAGTACGTTTCTTATCTGGGTCAATGCATCGAAACCGCCCGGGCACTGAACGCCAAAGCGGTCAATCTCGATACCATCAAAACAATGCTGGACTCATGA
- a CDS encoding glycosyltransferase, which translates to MPTRVLLYLPFESPFYNGLYPQIKKGFEQAGCIVEGGCGYLDGDDFLRKIDSFRPDFVFEMNRSRSEIKGFPKGLRHVCWLVDYWGRRFETLDDADFLYLFSRTWLKLHQKFRGNHLDVLHPGTDPDLYCPVSKTAVDPSVIFLGHMTKPWLETELDRIVPTLNGGTVRFKEIRPWIHEYISNPGVLHDGTELWKTLNIDVESIDDPALYYDVTTRLFREGRRLSAIDRVLESGFAIHFYGNENWLLRERYQTRYRGMLSSPHEMNDAFNQNTILLHDGDMPHFRVFDGMAAGLLILRPDIGSDDWAGLDFEEEQEYLTYRLDAKNLSCAEQMHNLVQRDLRMQRRARILATHTWAHRATKVLNDLKTSSKRKDVV; encoded by the coding sequence ATGCCCACAAGAGTTCTTTTGTACCTCCCCTTCGAAAGCCCTTTTTACAACGGCCTTTACCCTCAGATCAAAAAAGGGTTTGAACAAGCCGGATGCATCGTCGAGGGGGGATGCGGATATCTTGACGGGGACGACTTCCTCCGAAAAATAGATTCTTTCCGGCCCGATTTTGTTTTCGAGATGAACCGTTCCCGATCGGAAATCAAAGGGTTCCCCAAAGGGCTCAGGCATGTATGCTGGCTGGTCGATTACTGGGGACGTCGCTTCGAAACACTTGACGATGCCGATTTTCTTTATCTGTTTTCGCGAACGTGGCTCAAACTTCATCAAAAATTTCGGGGAAACCACCTCGACGTTCTCCATCCGGGCACCGATCCTGATCTTTATTGCCCTGTATCAAAAACAGCAGTAGATCCATCGGTTATTTTTTTAGGTCACATGACCAAACCCTGGCTGGAAACGGAACTCGACCGCATCGTCCCCACCTTAAACGGCGGGACGGTACGGTTCAAAGAGATCAGGCCGTGGATACATGAATACATTTCAAATCCCGGTGTCCTCCATGACGGGACGGAGCTGTGGAAAACTCTGAATATCGACGTCGAATCAATTGACGATCCGGCACTGTATTACGACGTTACGACACGCCTTTTTCGCGAAGGACGACGGTTAAGTGCAATCGACAGAGTACTGGAATCGGGTTTTGCCATCCATTTTTACGGCAATGAAAACTGGCTCCTCAGGGAACGGTACCAGACCCGCTACCGCGGGATGCTCTCATCTCCGCATGAAATGAACGATGCTTTCAACCAAAACACTATTCTGTTACACGACGGGGACATGCCTCATTTCAGGGTTTTTGACGGCATGGCCGCAGGTCTTTTAATTTTAAGGCCGGATATCGGCAGCGACGATTGGGCCGGACTGGATTTTGAAGAGGAGCAAGAATACTTGACTTATCGGCTCGATGCGAAAAATCTTTCATGTGCAGAACAGATGCACAACCTTGTGCAACGCGATCTTAGAATGCAGCGACGAGCACGAATTCTCGCGACCCACACCTGGGCCCACCGTGCAACAAAAGTATTAAACGATTTGAAAACTTCTTCAAAACGAAAGGATGTCGTTTGA
- a CDS encoding glycosyltransferase produces MSADSNNIYFFDAAAALNEAKKRNRIKTSNPHIDALQICYYDGAPIADAPENCICVPLEKVYDYFLTTRNRFPEEISFGGKEFPDTVKQQLISGMQQVMQAVNQERKKQYDALVRETRALRPDFSEGLRVFFLTSRETAVMQHVSKNIADALSKLGCQVCVSIEANEMEYLHGVHHLVEYLNFRPNVTFNINHLNNGHLHDEVFNFIWFQDPMASIKDPSPVNLRKRDTVYSLVGMIDALLEAKGIPFSRQSFCINQSLFHTDDTVHRERKIVFIGSSYAHFINANVMNSGIVQEAVKLLDRGEAFTPKTIAKFAKKYALDTQYLHNTFIPFIVRDVTVLWLHNVHEQTGIPVEIYGQGWEQYESLRPYCKGPLPYDRVADAYNRAEYTLVPHSLYVLQQRTLEAAACGCHPIVYDCRYNDTPPYYEEALEYFRTVGDIVRIIRQNQPKELNRLVDENSYEHLARRIVQSVESALAEPTDARD; encoded by the coding sequence ATGAGCGCTGATTCCAACAACATCTACTTCTTCGACGCCGCTGCCGCCCTGAACGAAGCTAAAAAACGCAACCGCATCAAAACGTCCAATCCCCACATCGACGCTCTTCAGATTTGCTACTACGACGGGGCACCGATCGCTGATGCCCCCGAAAACTGTATCTGCGTTCCTTTGGAAAAGGTATACGACTATTTTCTGACGACGCGCAACCGCTTCCCCGAAGAGATCAGTTTCGGGGGGAAAGAATTTCCCGACACCGTCAAGCAGCAGCTCATCAGCGGCATGCAGCAGGTAATGCAAGCAGTTAATCAGGAGCGGAAAAAGCAATACGATGCGCTGGTCAGAGAAACGCGTGCACTCCGCCCCGATTTTTCCGAAGGGTTGCGTGTCTTTTTTCTCACGTCGCGCGAAACCGCCGTCATGCAGCACGTCTCCAAAAACATCGCCGATGCCCTCTCGAAACTGGGATGCCAGGTGTGCGTGTCGATCGAAGCGAACGAGATGGAATACCTGCACGGCGTTCACCATCTCGTCGAATACCTGAACTTCCGGCCCAACGTCACGTTCAACATCAACCATCTTAACAACGGCCATCTCCACGATGAAGTTTTTAACTTTATCTGGTTTCAGGATCCGATGGCGTCCATCAAGGACCCCAGTCCCGTGAACCTCCGCAAGCGCGATACCGTCTATTCCCTCGTCGGTATGATCGATGCCCTGCTCGAAGCCAAAGGAATCCCTTTCAGCCGGCAGTCGTTTTGCATCAACCAATCATTATTCCATACGGACGATACCGTTCACCGCGAGCGGAAAATCGTCTTTATCGGAAGTTCTTACGCCCATTTCATCAATGCAAACGTCATGAACAGCGGCATCGTTCAAGAAGCGGTCAAATTGCTCGACCGCGGTGAAGCGTTCACTCCGAAAACAATTGCCAAATTTGCCAAAAAATATGCCCTGGACACCCAATACCTTCACAATACTTTCATCCCGTTCATCGTCCGTGACGTCACGGTTCTATGGCTGCACAACGTTCACGAACAAACCGGAATCCCCGTCGAAATCTACGGCCAGGGGTGGGAACAGTACGAATCGCTCCGACCGTATTGCAAAGGCCCGCTCCCTTATGACCGGGTCGCGGACGCCTACAACCGGGCCGAGTACACACTCGTTCCCCACAGCCTCTACGTATTGCAGCAAAGGACGCTGGAAGCCGCCGCGTGCGGATGCCACCCCATCGTCTACGACTGCCGATATAACGATACTCCTCCTTATTACGAAGAAGCGCTGGAGTATTTTCGAACCGTTGGCGATATCGTCCGCATCATCCGACAAAACCAACCCAAAGAGCTCAATCGCCTGGTAGACGAAAACAGCTACGAGCATCTCGCCCGTCGGATCGTCCAAAGCGTCGAATCGGCCCTGGCCGAACCGACGGACGCAAGGGACTGA
- a CDS encoding SIS domain-containing protein: MNFTSFIDEYLEHLNRVLRALDKNELEKLEHLLGSLGEDQRVYIIGNGGSAATASHMVNDFGVGLKRRGKLNITAVALADNLASCSAIANDTGYDNIFYLQLKNVLRAHDVLIAISCSGTSPNIIKAVRYAKEKGATVVGFSGFDGGELNTLSDIVLHAKTEPGEYGIVEDVHMVINHLLYSWFIQKGPVL; encoded by the coding sequence ATGAACTTTACGTCGTTTATCGATGAGTACCTTGAACATTTGAACCGCGTTCTACGGGCACTGGACAAAAACGAACTCGAAAAACTCGAACACCTTCTCGGAAGCCTCGGAGAGGATCAACGCGTCTACATCATCGGAAACGGCGGAAGCGCGGCGACGGCATCCCATATGGTCAACGACTTCGGAGTCGGACTTAAACGGCGCGGGAAACTGAACATCACAGCCGTCGCGTTAGCCGACAATCTGGCCTCGTGCAGCGCCATTGCCAACGACACCGGCTACGACAACATCTTTTACCTGCAGCTCAAAAACGTCCTCCGTGCCCACGATGTTTTGATTGCCATATCGTGCAGCGGGACCTCCCCCAACATCATCAAAGCGGTTCGCTATGCCAAGGAAAAAGGTGCTACGGTCGTAGGTTTCAGCGGGTTTGACGGCGGAGAGCTCAACACTCTCAGCGACATCGTGTTGCATGCCAAAACCGAACCCGGGGAATACGGCATCGTCGAAGATGTCCACATGGTGATCAACCATCTCCTCTACTCCTGGTTTATTCAAAAGGGGCCCGTTCTATGA
- a CDS encoding spore photoproduct lyase family protein: MKHSSPSCTPRLFSHLYIEKAVLDHPQTRRIIEKFDRSNIIVIGHYKEVFNRPSQSFATQSGAKKLILARREGKFLHEGSRYSDGFGHRRFFYASSLMGCLYDCDYCYLQGLYPSANTVLFVNLEEAFEQLLPHLSEETLVATSYDTDTLAVEALSGQTSQWLNFASAQPNLHLEIRTKSANFRAIDDHLPNPRVTLAWTLSPQEIVDRYEHGTPSLSHRLKAANEAIRAGWKVRLCIDPVIYTDGFETLYPALIETVFQTVDAEKIEHLTLGSFRMSQSHLRALKKLGRSDVAFYPYDVRSDTATYPEAIERHILETLRPEALRYLPEAKLRTWERLSLEPIS; this comes from the coding sequence TTGAAACATTCCTCGCCGTCTTGCACGCCTAGGCTCTTTTCGCATCTTTACATCGAAAAAGCGGTTCTCGACCACCCTCAGACGCGCCGTATCATCGAGAAATTCGATCGTTCGAACATTATCGTGATCGGACACTACAAAGAGGTTTTCAACCGTCCTTCGCAAAGCTTTGCGACCCAAAGCGGCGCCAAAAAACTGATCCTCGCCCGCCGAGAGGGGAAGTTTCTGCACGAAGGGAGCCGTTACAGCGACGGCTTCGGCCACCGCCGCTTTTTCTACGCTTCGAGTCTGATGGGGTGTCTTTACGATTGCGACTACTGTTATCTTCAGGGGCTCTATCCGAGCGCCAATACGGTCTTGTTCGTCAATCTCGAAGAGGCGTTTGAGCAACTTTTGCCCCATCTAAGCGAAGAGACCCTGGTCGCCACATCGTACGATACCGATACCCTGGCTGTCGAAGCGCTCAGCGGCCAAACGTCCCAGTGGCTAAATTTTGCATCCGCCCAACCGAACCTCCACCTGGAAATACGGACCAAAAGTGCCAATTTCAGGGCAATCGACGATCACCTTCCCAATCCGCGCGTGACGCTGGCCTGGACCCTCTCGCCGCAAGAAATCGTTGATCGTTACGAACACGGCACCCCGTCGCTTTCCCATCGGCTCAAAGCCGCAAATGAAGCGATCCGCGCCGGCTGGAAGGTGCGGCTGTGCATCGACCCCGTCATCTACACCGACGGATTCGAAACGCTCTACCCCGCCCTGATCGAAACGGTTTTTCAAACCGTCGATGCCGAGAAAATCGAGCACCTCACCCTCGGCAGTTTCCGGATGAGCCAAAGCCATCTGCGCGCCCTCAAAAAACTGGGCCGTAGCGATGTCGCGTTTTATCCTTACGACGTCCGCAGCGACACGGCGACCTATCCTGAAGCGATCGAGCGGCATATTCTCGAAACCCTCCGGCCCGAAGCGCTCCGCTATCTCCCTGAAGCAAAACTTCGGACGTGGGAACGCCTTTCGCTTGAACCGATTTCGTAA
- a CDS encoding inverse autotransporter beta domain-containing protein, producing MKRMTISVVAVACLSVVSAQAESSSDTTQALNSVLQMVKMPQNAPDWLKRTTFDIGVEENYKPTWNLETVQPVTQFYEDDMLFWQFHTSLRGNVDTYNIGLGYRNIIHPEVMLGINSFYDYQNKNNHERWSVGFEAIGKLAEFRANRYMAITNKKEVSTGVFEEVLDGWDAELGGTIIPGVPLKVFASYTVWDAKQTEDLKQKAFRMEYFLNDVVTLGMKYTHDNNKQGSMDQNRLMGEMTISLGSKTPGSKNMEQSSDLHDRLLIPVKREHDLIIEKSVNANIKIGRGS from the coding sequence ATGAAACGAATGACAATCTCTGTAGTAGCGGTTGCCTGTTTGTCTGTCGTATCCGCGCAGGCGGAAAGCAGTTCAGACACGACTCAGGCTCTCAACAGCGTTTTACAAATGGTAAAAATGCCTCAAAACGCGCCCGACTGGTTGAAAAGGACGACGTTCGACATCGGTGTCGAAGAAAATTACAAGCCGACGTGGAATCTGGAGACTGTTCAGCCGGTGACACAGTTTTACGAGGATGATATGCTCTTTTGGCAGTTTCATACCTCACTGCGCGGTAACGTGGATACCTATAACATCGGGCTTGGTTATCGCAATATTATCCATCCCGAAGTGATGCTTGGGATTAACAGCTTTTACGATTATCAAAATAAAAACAATCATGAACGATGGAGCGTCGGTTTCGAAGCGATCGGGAAGCTCGCGGAATTCCGCGCCAACCGTTACATGGCCATTACGAACAAAAAAGAGGTTTCAACCGGCGTTTTCGAAGAGGTACTGGATGGATGGGATGCCGAACTGGGCGGAACGATCATTCCGGGTGTTCCGCTGAAAGTATTCGCTTCGTATACCGTGTGGGACGCGAAACAAACCGAGGATTTGAAGCAAAAAGCGTTTCGGATGGAGTATTTTTTAAACGACGTCGTGACGCTCGGAATGAAATATACCCATGATAACAACAAGCAAGGTTCAATGGATCAAAATCGCCTGATGGGGGAAATGACGATTTCACTGGGTTCGAAAACACCCGGAAGCAAGAATATGGAACAATCAAGCGATCTGCACGATCGGCTCTTGATCCCAGTCAAACGGGAACATGACCTGATCATCGAGAAATCGGTTAACGCAAACATTAAAATCGGAAGGGGTTCGTGA
- a CDS encoding DUF4382 domain-containing protein yields the protein MKKVLFRAVGLLVLGFGLANAAPASLVDGVGGASITKYNVTITKLESYNSEKGMYVTLSETPTTVNIASATAGSDIAAMVANATIPYGTYTQTRVTISNTFTINACIDGARCTSGARFTLGSAFQNALLALANVASAARADTAITIDFSDASLSGVLAGANAIATTGGVQVVYSHPTPLVVNQDTTSFSVGVDFDLGGGVFKYDNPGGQDVIYVNFPTVNITF from the coding sequence ATGAAAAAAGTTTTGTTTAGAGCGGTCGGATTGTTGGTGCTGGGGTTTGGGTTGGCAAACGCCGCTCCGGCTTCGTTGGTCGACGGCGTAGGCGGAGCCAGTATCACCAAGTACAACGTGACGATTACAAAGCTCGAATCGTATAATAGTGAGAAAGGGATGTATGTTACCCTCTCCGAAACTCCGACGACGGTGAATATCGCGAGTGCGACCGCCGGATCGGATATTGCGGCGATGGTTGCCAATGCGACGATTCCTTACGGTACTTACACTCAGACACGGGTGACGATTTCCAATACCTTCACGATCAACGCCTGTATAGACGGGGCACGTTGCACCAGCGGAGCGCGGTTTACGCTTGGTAGCGCATTTCAGAATGCTTTGCTGGCGCTTGCCAACGTTGCCTCCGCGGCGCGGGCTGATACGGCCATCACGATCGATTTCAGCGATGCAAGTTTGAGCGGGGTTTTGGCCGGCGCCAACGCTATCGCGACGACGGGAGGGGTGCAAGTAGTGTATTCCCATCCCACTCCGCTGGTGGTCAATCAGGACACGACGTCGTTTAGCGTAGGAGTCGATTTTGATTTGGGCGGGGGAGTTTTCAAATACGATAATCCGGGTGGTCAGGACGTTATTTACGTCAACTTCCCGACGGTAAATATTACGTTCTGA
- a CDS encoding ribonuclease HII codes for MYFCGIDEAGRGPLAGPLYIAGVILKAPIEGLGDSKKLSEKKRETLFEAICASSTYHIARFDATRIDELGISACLAQGLREIMAALGEAEYLYDGNSTFGVAGLRTMVKADAAVPEVSAASILAKVSRDREMVELSSHYPEYGFEGHKGYGSAAHIEAIRQHGYCGIHRKSFKLKALQPTLF; via the coding sequence ATGTATTTTTGCGGTATCGACGAAGCGGGTAGGGGTCCACTGGCGGGTCCTCTGTACATAGCGGGAGTCATCTTGAAGGCCCCGATAGAGGGGTTGGGGGATTCGAAAAAACTGAGTGAAAAAAAACGCGAGACGCTGTTTGAGGCGATTTGTGCCTCATCGACCTATCACATTGCCCGTTTCGATGCCACCCGAATCGACGAACTTGGGATTTCGGCCTGTCTGGCGCAGGGGCTGCGCGAAATCATGGCGGCATTAGGCGAAGCCGAATACCTTTACGACGGAAACTCGACGTTCGGGGTAGCAGGGCTGCGTACGATGGTCAAAGCCGATGCCGCGGTCCCGGAAGTGAGCGCGGCGTCGATCCTGGCGAAAGTCTCGCGGGACCGTGAAATGGTCGAACTCTCCTCCCATTATCCCGAATACGGGTTCGAGGGGCATAAAGGATACGGTAGCGCAGCGCACATCGAAGCGATTCGACAACACGGATACTGCGGAATCCACCGTAAAAGTTTCAAGTTAAAAGCGCTTCAGCCGACCCTTTTTTGA
- a CDS encoding ATP-binding protein encodes MTTLLEEYYRYDLNNSGFIERKISIGEESVLLVGIAQSGKTSLLKNHLLGMKKSHYLYLDCRDLRLDVEELNEVLEPFCREHKISVLALDNYREGIRVFDVAQLILTSERPLDVPVMMLELNLLDFEEFLAFEPKFDSTALNHFFQLGGFPAMHRIHPSERLLYLQKTLTRALEPIELDILTQASRMVTQKVSAYNLYERLKGERKISKDKLYLHVQSLIDKRYLLMLSKYDHPSAVKKLYLCDTAIKQALNLQKHFGRVFENLIYLELLKHKIECYYDEGIDFYLPERSQIVLALPFANEHALFKKVETLEGFIITHGVREIIAVTMNLESTLSHPIARIEMVPFPQWTLAEE; translated from the coding sequence ATGACGACTCTGCTCGAGGAATATTACCGCTACGACCTCAACAATTCCGGTTTCATCGAACGCAAAATCTCAATCGGCGAGGAGAGCGTCCTTCTCGTCGGTATCGCCCAGTCGGGCAAAACGTCGCTGCTCAAAAATCATCTTCTGGGTATGAAGAAATCTCACTATCTCTATCTCGACTGTCGTGATCTCCGATTGGATGTCGAAGAACTCAACGAGGTACTCGAGCCGTTCTGCCGCGAACACAAGATTTCAGTTCTCGCCCTCGACAATTACCGTGAAGGGATCAGAGTGTTCGATGTCGCACAGCTTATCCTCACTTCAGAGCGTCCCCTTGACGTTCCGGTCATGATGCTGGAGCTCAACCTGCTCGATTTCGAGGAGTTTCTCGCGTTCGAACCGAAATTCGATTCGACGGCGCTGAACCATTTTTTCCAGCTCGGTGGATTTCCCGCGATGCACCGCATCCATCCCTCAGAGCGGCTTTTATACCTGCAAAAGACGCTCACCCGTGCGCTGGAGCCCATCGAACTCGACATCCTGACCCAGGCGTCTAGAATGGTAACGCAGAAAGTTTCGGCCTATAATCTCTACGAACGGCTCAAAGGGGAGCGTAAAATCTCAAAAGACAAGCTCTATCTTCACGTCCAGTCGCTGATCGACAAACGCTATCTGCTGATGCTCTCCAAATACGACCATCCAAGCGCCGTCAAAAAACTCTATCTGTGCGATACGGCCATCAAACAGGCCCTCAACCTCCAAAAGCACTTCGGGCGGGTTTTTGAAAATCTGATTTACCTCGAACTGCTCAAACACAAGATCGAATGTTATTACGACGAGGGGATCGATTTTTATCTCCCCGAACGCTCCCAGATCGTCCTGGCCCTGCCGTTTGCGAACGAGCACGCCCTGTTCAAAAAAGTCGAAACGCTCGAAGGGTTCATCATCACCCACGGCGTCAGGGAAATCATCGCGGTGACGATGAACCTCGAAAGCACCCTCTCCCATCCCATCGCCCGGATCGAGATGGTCCCCTTCCCGCAATGGACTCTGGCGGAAGAGTGA